In Terriglobus sp. TAA 43, a single window of DNA contains:
- a CDS encoding cupin domain-containing protein, which yields MLKVIRADDSTMTAPEPGLRRQVMATTEPMMLVRHRMEAGWVGAAHSHPHEQLIYILSGEIALVVDGETYLLGAGDSVMVPGGVVHQASAAVESEVLDVFTPAREDYRL from the coding sequence ATGTTGAAAGTGATTCGTGCAGATGATTCGACGATGACTGCGCCTGAGCCGGGACTGCGTCGGCAGGTGATGGCGACCACCGAGCCGATGATGCTGGTGCGGCATCGCATGGAAGCTGGTTGGGTTGGGGCTGCGCACTCGCATCCGCATGAGCAGTTGATCTACATCCTCAGTGGTGAGATTGCTCTTGTTGTTGATGGCGAGACGTATCTGCTGGGTGCAGGCGATAGCGTGATGGTGCCCGGTGGTGTGGTGCACCAGGCTTCGGCTGCAGTGGAGAGCGAAGTGCTGGATGTGTTCACGCCTGCGCGAGAAGACTATCGCTTGTAA
- a CDS encoding SDR family oxidoreductase encodes MIAVTGANGHLGTLVVEGLLQKVPANQIVAAVRTPSKAKAFADKGVQVREADYGRPETLDAAFAGVTKLLLISGNELGQRIAQHQAVIDAAKRAGVRLIAYTSLLHADTGGLLLAEEHLATEKYLQASGIPFAFLRNGWYTENLTPGIGPALQQGAFIGATKNGRLAAATRAEYAAAAVAVLTGESHENKVYELAGDTAFTRAEFAAEVSKQTGKAIGYHDLPEQEYEKILATFLPPALATILADAEAKAANGALDDNSHTLSRLIGRPTEPLADTIAAALKAPVANSTH; translated from the coding sequence ATGATTGCTGTCACCGGAGCCAACGGCCACCTTGGAACACTTGTCGTAGAGGGCCTGCTTCAGAAAGTCCCTGCAAACCAGATCGTCGCGGCCGTTCGCACACCATCCAAAGCGAAAGCATTCGCAGACAAGGGCGTGCAGGTCCGTGAAGCCGACTACGGACGCCCGGAAACGCTCGACGCGGCCTTTGCTGGTGTAACGAAACTCCTGCTCATCTCCGGCAATGAACTCGGCCAGCGCATAGCGCAGCATCAAGCTGTGATCGACGCAGCAAAGCGCGCCGGAGTTCGCCTCATCGCCTACACCAGCCTCCTGCACGCTGACACCGGTGGACTCCTGCTCGCGGAAGAACATCTGGCCACGGAGAAATACCTTCAGGCCAGCGGCATCCCCTTCGCCTTCCTGCGCAACGGTTGGTACACAGAAAATCTCACGCCCGGCATAGGCCCCGCACTGCAGCAGGGAGCCTTCATCGGCGCCACAAAAAACGGCCGTCTAGCCGCTGCAACCCGCGCAGAATACGCTGCAGCAGCGGTGGCCGTACTCACCGGCGAGAGTCATGAAAACAAGGTGTATGAACTCGCAGGCGACACAGCATTCACCCGCGCAGAGTTCGCCGCAGAAGTCAGCAAACAAACCGGCAAGGCCATTGGCTATCACGACCTGCCGGAGCAGGAATACGAGAAGATCCTCGCCACCTTCCTGCCGCCCGCCCTCGCAACAATCCTGGCAGACGCTGAAGCAAAAGCCGCAAACGGCGCGCTCGATGACAACTCGCACACGCTAAGCCGTCTCATCGGCCGCCCCACAGAGCCACTCGCGGACACGATCGCCGCTGCACTAAAAGCACCTGTCGCCAACAGCACCCACTAA
- a CDS encoding EAL domain-containing protein, which yields MADSQRTISSGIEADSLRTLSGIATALTVGLVAIMAPILLAIVFSRHEGLADESKLTLRYAQEVLHRTDDIAGQMVRGNALMLQSGLAPCSPAGLDLMRRIDISSSYVQGVGYVQDDQIICTSQGSTKPMPIGPPHLVTASGASEWLNVVPPFADHGLLIFAKDKIAYFLDMSLAVDIPAEGPNIATAIFVPSLPEHPLLIAQNGTIPAEWFHTPAPGGSTTFRTSDHVVAITRSKNTDVAVIAAAPVFYANAHARKFALIFVPIGLVCAGLLTWAVLNIAQSRFSLPSVLRTGAKRKEFFLQYQPVVELNTRRVIGAEALVRWKKSRRVIRPEHFMAVAEESEVITQMTACIFEIVAADIADILRIQPDFFIAINLSTPDLRAAQTAQFFRKILGTGKVQPHNLVVEATERGFLQSDETKHTLESLRQLGVAIAIDDFGTGYSSLSCLQNLRLNILKIDKSFVETIGTDAATNQIVPHIIDMAHSLEICITAEGVETEEQAKFLRDRGVQHAQGWLFGQPLYYIGLKELLRRQRTAAERH from the coding sequence GTGGCGGACTCCCAACGAACTATTTCGAGCGGCATTGAAGCAGATTCGCTACGCACTCTGTCCGGAATTGCAACCGCACTCACGGTAGGTCTGGTGGCGATCATGGCGCCAATCCTGCTTGCTATTGTTTTTTCACGTCACGAAGGCCTTGCCGACGAGAGCAAGTTAACCCTCAGATACGCACAAGAAGTTTTGCATCGCACCGATGACATTGCGGGCCAGATGGTCAGAGGGAATGCCCTTATGCTGCAATCGGGGCTTGCTCCATGCTCACCTGCCGGGCTGGACCTCATGCGTCGGATAGACATCTCGTCTTCCTATGTTCAGGGTGTCGGCTACGTGCAGGATGACCAGATCATCTGCACGTCGCAGGGCAGCACGAAGCCCATGCCTATTGGCCCTCCGCATCTTGTTACTGCCAGTGGGGCATCGGAATGGTTGAACGTTGTGCCGCCCTTTGCCGATCATGGTCTCCTTATCTTTGCCAAAGACAAGATCGCCTATTTCCTGGATATGAGTCTGGCTGTGGACATACCGGCTGAAGGTCCAAACATTGCCACCGCGATCTTTGTGCCCTCATTGCCGGAGCATCCTCTTCTTATCGCGCAAAACGGTACGATTCCGGCCGAGTGGTTTCATACTCCTGCACCTGGCGGCAGCACGACCTTTCGTACTTCAGACCATGTCGTCGCGATCACGCGTTCCAAGAACACCGACGTGGCCGTCATAGCCGCGGCTCCTGTCTTTTACGCCAACGCGCATGCCCGGAAGTTCGCCCTGATCTTTGTTCCAATCGGCCTTGTATGCGCGGGCCTGCTCACCTGGGCAGTTCTGAATATCGCGCAGAGTCGGTTCTCGCTGCCCTCGGTTTTGCGAACGGGTGCGAAACGAAAAGAGTTCTTTCTCCAATACCAACCCGTCGTTGAGCTCAATACGCGACGCGTGATTGGTGCCGAGGCCCTGGTGCGCTGGAAAAAAAGCCGCAGGGTGATTCGGCCGGAGCATTTCATGGCTGTTGCGGAGGAATCTGAGGTCATTACTCAGATGACTGCATGTATCTTTGAAATCGTCGCCGCTGACATCGCTGACATACTCCGGATACAGCCCGACTTTTTCATCGCCATCAACCTTTCCACTCCAGACCTGCGCGCCGCGCAGACGGCGCAGTTCTTTAGGAAGATTCTTGGGACTGGTAAGGTGCAGCCACACAATCTTGTCGTGGAAGCCACCGAGCGCGGATTTCTGCAGAGCGACGAGACGAAGCACACCCTCGAATCTCTTCGGCAACTCGGCGTTGCCATTGCTATCGACGATTTCGGCACAGGCTACTCCAGCCTGTCCTGTCTGCAAAACCTTCGCCTCAACATTCTGAAAATCGACAAGTCGTTCGTCGAAACAATTGGCACTGACGCAGCCACGAATCAGATCGTTCCGCACATCATCGACATGGCACACTCACTCGAAATATGCATCACCGCAGAAGGTGTGGAAACAGAAGAGCAAGCGAAGTTTCTTCGTGACCGTGGCGTGCAGCACGCTCAAGGCTGGCTTTTCGGCCAACCTCTTTACTACATCGGGCTCAAGGAATTGCTGAGACGACAGAGGACTGCGGCGGAACGGCATTAA
- the lysC gene encoding lysine-sensitive aspartokinase 3 yields MGKEPDSPIVVMKFGGTSVQDAAAIGRTIEIVNGRRNQKMRPVVVVSAMARVTDQLLAAAQAAVENDLPKAILISNVLRNRHIETAATLVGRKLALLIEALDKLFDQLDNVLTGIAAVGELTPRTSDLVVSFGERLSSLIVAQAFEHRGISSVHVDARNCIITDAHFGKAAPLVEETDAAVSEHILSVVNANAVAVLGGFIASTRNGITTTLGRGGSDYSAALIGGALHAHAIEIWTDVNGVMTTDPRICPDALRLRAISFEEASELAYFGAKVLHPATILPAVKKNIPVWVLNSHNPGNEGTVITATATASSSPLKSIAVKRHLVILHIISRRLLVSHRFLRAVFEVFDRYDCPVNMVATSEISLSVTLDAVEHLGAIREDLAKIAIVEEEADKSLICLVGEKMREQPGIAARAFSAIRGTNLQMISQGANGISMSFVVEDSVVEQTVRSLHAEFFADADPILFDVSSRTAEQEAVLVSA; encoded by the coding sequence GTGGGCAAGGAACCGGACAGTCCGATCGTTGTCATGAAGTTTGGCGGTACATCGGTACAGGATGCGGCGGCGATCGGTCGCACTATCGAAATCGTCAATGGTCGTCGCAATCAGAAGATGCGTCCCGTGGTTGTTGTATCGGCCATGGCGCGTGTCACCGATCAATTGCTTGCAGCCGCGCAGGCTGCAGTTGAAAACGATTTGCCCAAGGCAATTCTTATTTCCAATGTCTTGCGGAATCGTCATATTGAAACAGCGGCAACTCTAGTTGGCAGGAAGCTTGCTCTCCTTATCGAAGCATTGGACAAGCTCTTCGATCAACTGGACAACGTGCTTACCGGTATTGCTGCTGTTGGCGAACTTACGCCACGTACGAGTGATCTTGTAGTGAGTTTTGGCGAGCGGCTCTCCAGCCTTATCGTGGCGCAGGCGTTTGAGCATCGCGGCATCAGTAGCGTGCATGTCGATGCGCGAAACTGCATCATTACGGACGCGCATTTCGGCAAGGCGGCACCGTTGGTTGAAGAGACCGATGCTGCGGTTAGCGAGCATATTCTGTCTGTGGTGAATGCCAATGCTGTCGCTGTTCTTGGCGGCTTTATTGCGTCTACACGTAACGGCATCACCACAACGCTGGGGCGCGGTGGCAGCGACTATAGCGCGGCACTTATCGGTGGCGCGCTACATGCACATGCCATTGAGATATGGACGGACGTGAACGGTGTTATGACGACCGATCCGCGCATCTGTCCTGATGCGCTTCGTCTTCGGGCGATCAGCTTTGAGGAAGCTTCTGAACTCGCTTATTTCGGCGCGAAGGTTCTTCATCCGGCAACGATTCTTCCGGCGGTGAAAAAGAACATTCCGGTATGGGTACTTAACTCGCACAATCCCGGTAATGAAGGCACCGTTATCACTGCGACTGCAACAGCGTCTTCCAGTCCGCTGAAGAGCATTGCGGTGAAGCGGCACCTGGTGATCCTGCACATCATTTCTCGCAGGCTTCTCGTGTCCCATCGGTTTCTTCGTGCGGTCTTTGAGGTGTTTGACCGCTACGATTGCCCGGTCAACATGGTTGCTACGAGCGAGATCAGTCTCTCCGTGACTCTTGATGCGGTGGAACATCTGGGAGCCATCCGCGAAGACCTGGCCAAGATTGCCATCGTGGAGGAGGAAGCCGATAAATCTCTCATTTGTCTTGTTGGCGAGAAGATGCGGGAGCAACCGGGCATTGCGGCGCGTGCTTTTTCGGCGATCCGCGGCACCAACCTGCAGATGATTTCGCAAGGAGCGAACGGCATCAGCATGAGTTTCGTTGTAGAAGACAGCGTCGTGGAGCAGACGGTTCGCTCACTTCATGCGGAGTTCTTTGCGGATGCCGATCCTATCCTCTTCGATGTGTCGTCGCGGACGGCTGAACAGGAAGCCGTTCTGGTGTCTGCCTGA
- a CDS encoding D-alanine--D-alanine ligase family protein translates to MAKKLRVGVLFGGKSGEHEVSLRSGASILNAIDRSKYEVVPIGIAKSGQWLGAGDSKALLDGVTVPALAGKKSATSKKKIESTGLTLQASAATSTSALDVVFPVLHGTFGEDGTIQGMLELADVAYVGSGVLGSSVGMDKDAMKKMFAAAGLPIVKHVTLLRSEWKASPRKCAKLIEDKLKYPVFVKPANLGSSVGISKVRERKELAKAMDEAAQFDRKIVIEEGVSGNGKLRGKGKARELEIAVLGNDDPIASVVGEIVPDREFYDYESKYDSTSTSEPVIPANITKAQAKQLRQMAIDAFKSCDCSGLARVDFLLEAADPASKKEPKIYLNEVNTMPGFTSISMYPKLWEATGISYVELIDRLIALGVERHDERKATSFTK, encoded by the coding sequence ATGGCGAAGAAGCTGCGTGTGGGTGTTTTGTTTGGTGGGAAGTCGGGCGAGCATGAGGTGTCGCTGCGCTCGGGCGCTTCCATTCTGAATGCCATTGATCGCAGCAAATATGAAGTGGTTCCCATCGGTATTGCCAAGAGCGGGCAGTGGCTGGGCGCGGGGGATTCGAAGGCGTTGTTGGATGGAGTTACCGTTCCTGCGCTGGCTGGGAAGAAGTCTGCCACTTCGAAGAAAAAGATCGAGAGTACCGGACTTACGCTGCAGGCCTCTGCCGCGACGTCGACCTCTGCTTTGGATGTTGTGTTTCCTGTACTGCATGGCACGTTTGGTGAAGACGGCACGATCCAGGGCATGTTGGAACTCGCCGATGTGGCGTATGTGGGTTCGGGTGTGCTGGGTTCGTCTGTGGGCATGGACAAGGACGCCATGAAGAAGATGTTTGCCGCGGCGGGACTGCCCATTGTGAAGCATGTGACGCTGTTGCGGAGCGAGTGGAAGGCGAGTCCACGCAAGTGCGCGAAGTTGATTGAGGACAAGCTGAAGTATCCGGTGTTTGTGAAGCCGGCGAATCTTGGTTCGTCTGTCGGCATCAGCAAGGTGCGCGAACGCAAGGAGCTTGCGAAGGCGATGGATGAAGCTGCGCAGTTCGATCGCAAGATTGTGATTGAAGAGGGCGTGAGCGGCAACGGCAAGCTGAGAGGCAAAGGCAAGGCGCGCGAGCTTGAGATTGCAGTGCTGGGAAATGATGATCCCATTGCCAGTGTTGTTGGTGAGATTGTGCCGGATCGTGAGTTCTACGATTACGAGAGCAAGTACGACTCGACCAGCACGAGTGAGCCGGTGATTCCAGCGAACATCACGAAGGCTCAGGCGAAGCAGCTGCGGCAGATGGCGATTGATGCGTTCAAATCGTGCGATTGCAGCGGGCTTGCGCGTGTGGATTTCCTGTTGGAAGCGGCTGATCCTGCCAGCAAAAAAGAGCCGAAGATTTATCTCAATGAAGTAAATACGATGCCGGGCTTTACGTCGATCAGCATGTATCCGAAGCTGTGGGAGGCAACGGGTATTTCGTATGTTGAGTTGATTGATCGGCTGATTGCGCTGGGTGTGGAGCGACACGACGAACGCAAGGCTACGAGCTTTACCAAGTGA
- the asnS gene encoding asparagine--tRNA ligase, with amino-acid sequence MATETSAPLTSIANIGQHEGATVTLRGWLYNLRSSGKLLFPTFRDGTGTIQGIVPKAAVPEELFNTLKELQLESSVVVTGKVRADSRAPSGYELDVENVQVQQAVSADEPFPITLKEHGPDFLMERRHLWMRTPRQSAILRVRATIMRAAQEFFDTQDFTRTDPPILTPAACEGTSELFEMKYFDEGNAYLTQSGQLYIEATALALGKVYSFGPTFRAEKSKTRRHLTEFWMIEPEVAYADLDDLMKLAEDFLSHVVMRVLEKHRIDLKTITGGDEKAAKLEKIQAPFPKISYDEAHAMLEKAFAEGAIEKPHVYGDDFGAPDETYISNQFDRPVMVHRYPAVVKAFYMQPDPADPTKALCVDVLAPEGYGEIIGGSQRIDSYDLLKERILSHDLPLEAFEWYLDLRKYGSVPHSGFGMGIERCVAWVCGLEHVRETIPFARTLNRIYP; translated from the coding sequence ATGGCGACAGAAACATCCGCACCCCTCACGTCGATTGCGAACATTGGCCAGCACGAAGGCGCAACGGTAACGCTGCGCGGCTGGCTGTATAACCTTCGTTCCAGCGGCAAGCTGCTCTTTCCCACCTTCCGTGACGGCACGGGTACGATTCAGGGCATTGTTCCCAAGGCGGCTGTGCCTGAGGAACTGTTCAACACGCTGAAGGAATTGCAGTTAGAGAGCAGCGTGGTGGTTACGGGCAAGGTGCGTGCGGACTCGCGTGCGCCTTCTGGCTATGAGCTGGACGTGGAGAATGTGCAGGTGCAGCAGGCGGTGAGCGCCGATGAGCCGTTCCCGATCACGCTGAAGGAGCATGGGCCGGACTTCCTGATGGAGCGTCGGCATTTGTGGATGCGGACGCCTCGGCAGAGTGCGATTCTCCGTGTGCGTGCCACGATTATGCGGGCAGCTCAGGAGTTCTTTGATACGCAGGACTTTACGCGTACCGATCCGCCCATCCTGACGCCTGCTGCGTGCGAAGGCACCAGTGAGCTCTTCGAGATGAAGTATTTCGACGAGGGCAATGCGTACCTGACGCAGAGCGGCCAGCTTTACATTGAGGCCACGGCACTGGCGCTGGGCAAGGTGTACAGCTTTGGGCCGACGTTCCGCGCGGAGAAGTCGAAGACGCGTCGCCATCTGACTGAGTTCTGGATGATTGAGCCGGAAGTGGCGTATGCCGATCTGGACGATCTGATGAAGCTGGCGGAGGACTTCCTTTCGCACGTTGTGATGCGCGTGTTGGAGAAGCATCGCATTGACCTGAAGACGATTACGGGTGGCGATGAGAAGGCGGCGAAGCTGGAGAAGATTCAGGCTCCGTTCCCGAAGATCAGCTACGACGAAGCGCACGCCATGTTGGAGAAGGCGTTTGCCGAGGGCGCGATTGAGAAGCCGCATGTGTATGGCGACGACTTTGGCGCGCCGGACGAGACGTACATCAGCAACCAGTTTGACCGGCCAGTGATGGTGCATCGTTATCCGGCGGTGGTGAAGGCGTTTTATATGCAGCCTGATCCTGCGGATCCGACGAAGGCACTTTGCGTGGATGTGTTGGCACCGGAGGGATATGGCGAGATCATTGGCGGGTCGCAGCGTATTGATAGCTATGACCTGTTGAAGGAGCGCATCCTGTCGCACGATCTGCCGCTGGAGGCTTTCGAGTGGTACCTGGATCTGCGCAAGTATGGTTCGGTTCCGCACAGTGGCTTTGGTATGGGTATTGAGCGGTGTGTGGCGTGGGTGTGCGGGCTGGAGCATGTGCGCGAGACGATTCCGTTTGCTCGTACGCTGAACCGGATTTATCCGTAA
- a CDS encoding Gfo/Idh/MocA family protein gives MSQTETKKMTPSRRDFIAGGAAAAAVAAWSAKSYAAIPGANDRVRTAIVGAGDRMKGALIPAFAANQKAMNFEFVAVADLWSRRREEAVAYVEKKAGAKIETCRNTDELYARKDVDAVLIATADFQHAIMGAAAVNAGRDAYVEKPTADRMEDAVLFRNAVHKTGKIVQVGTQRRSTPSYMRAYDYIRSGKFGEINMVEMTWNVNQPGRWRRPDVVPLLKEEDTDWKRYLLNRPYEPFNARKYLEFRLFYPFSSGIPDQWLVHQIDTVHWFTGYPHPRSVVANGGIYQWQDGRTNWDTLTAVFDYGPLDDPKKGFQVLYSSRQTNSAGGVKEIYYSNGGALNMDTQKVTAEGGLTAKSAAEMKMKANLLEDFSLGAVEAVSNEANTGSDPMTVANMRNWMECVRSRKTPNASIEAGYSHSIALCMCIAAMRTGKKVTFDDAKQQVLAGGQPYV, from the coding sequence ATGAGCCAGACGGAAACGAAGAAGATGACGCCCAGCCGCCGCGATTTTATCGCCGGTGGCGCGGCTGCGGCTGCGGTTGCAGCGTGGAGCGCAAAGAGCTACGCCGCCATTCCGGGCGCCAATGACCGTGTCCGCACAGCCATCGTCGGCGCAGGCGACCGCATGAAGGGTGCCCTGATTCCTGCGTTTGCCGCCAATCAGAAAGCGATGAACTTCGAGTTTGTCGCTGTCGCTGACCTGTGGAGCCGTCGCAGAGAAGAGGCTGTGGCGTATGTAGAGAAAAAGGCTGGCGCAAAGATTGAGACCTGCCGCAATACCGACGAACTGTATGCCCGCAAGGACGTGGATGCGGTCCTGATTGCGACGGCTGATTTTCAACACGCGATCATGGGTGCGGCGGCTGTGAACGCCGGTCGCGACGCGTATGTCGAAAAGCCCACGGCCGACCGCATGGAAGATGCTGTCTTGTTCCGTAACGCCGTCCACAAGACCGGAAAGATTGTCCAGGTAGGTACGCAGCGTCGCTCCACGCCCAGCTACATGCGCGCCTATGACTACATCCGCAGCGGCAAGTTCGGCGAAATCAACATGGTGGAGATGACGTGGAATGTGAATCAACCCGGTCGCTGGCGCAGGCCGGATGTGGTGCCGCTATTGAAGGAAGAAGACACGGACTGGAAGCGCTACCTATTGAACCGTCCCTACGAGCCATTTAATGCGCGCAAGTACCTTGAGTTCCGCTTGTTCTATCCGTTCTCATCGGGCATTCCTGACCAGTGGCTAGTGCACCAGATTGATACCGTTCACTGGTTCACGGGCTATCCGCATCCGCGCTCCGTAGTAGCGAATGGTGGCATCTACCAGTGGCAGGATGGCCGCACGAATTGGGACACGTTGACGGCCGTGTTTGATTACGGCCCGCTGGATGACCCGAAGAAGGGATTCCAGGTGCTGTACTCGTCGCGTCAGACGAACTCTGCAGGCGGCGTGAAGGAAATCTACTATTCCAACGGCGGCGCTCTGAACATGGATACGCAGAAGGTTACTGCGGAGGGTGGCCTGACAGCGAAGTCAGCAGCCGAGATGAAGATGAAAGCGAATCTGCTGGAAGACTTCTCGCTGGGCGCGGTAGAAGCAGTCTCGAACGAAGCCAACACCGGCAGCGATCCCATGACTGTCGCCAACATGCGCAACTGGATGGAGTGTGTCCGTTCGCGCAAGACGCCGAACGCCAGCATTGAAGCGGGTTATTCGCACTCCATCGCGCTGTGCATGTGCATCGCTGCCATGCGCACCGGCAAGAAGGTCACGTTTGACGACGCAAAGCAGCAGGTGCTGGCAGGCGGTCAGCCCTATGTATAA
- the xth gene encoding exodeoxyribonuclease III translates to MLIASWNVNSIRARMTHAHDFLQAQQPDVLLMQELKTLEFPAMDFKALGYESVAIGQKSYNGVAILSKLPIEAVTTKLDGDDEDTHARFIEAILDEPDGKRLRVVCIYLPNGNPIGTEKFIYKLGWMDRLIHQMMRWKDDPIPTIIGGDFNVIPEDIDCDKPANWVRDALFQPEPRERYRAMQTMGWVDAFRALHPEEAGAYTYWDYFRQAFERNRGIRIDHFLLSPSLRPRLESCVIDKTPRGQEKPSDHTPILVTLK, encoded by the coding sequence GTGCTGATTGCAAGCTGGAATGTGAATTCGATTCGTGCGCGAATGACGCATGCGCATGACTTTCTTCAGGCACAGCAGCCAGATGTGTTGCTAATGCAGGAACTGAAGACGCTGGAGTTTCCGGCGATGGACTTCAAAGCACTCGGCTATGAGTCTGTGGCAATCGGCCAGAAGAGTTACAACGGCGTGGCCATCCTCTCGAAGCTCCCTATTGAAGCCGTGACCACAAAGCTCGACGGCGACGACGAAGATACGCATGCACGTTTCATCGAAGCCATTCTCGATGAGCCCGATGGCAAGCGCCTGCGCGTAGTCTGCATCTATCTGCCAAACGGCAACCCCATCGGCACAGAGAAATTTATCTACAAGCTCGGATGGATGGACCGACTCATTCACCAGATGATGCGTTGGAAGGATGATCCAATCCCCACGATCATTGGCGGCGACTTCAACGTCATCCCCGAAGACATTGATTGCGACAAGCCTGCGAATTGGGTTCGCGATGCCCTCTTCCAACCAGAGCCACGCGAACGGTACCGCGCCATGCAGACCATGGGCTGGGTCGATGCGTTTCGTGCACTGCATCCTGAGGAAGCCGGCGCCTATACCTATTGGGATTACTTCCGCCAGGCGTTTGAGCGCAACCGTGGCATCCGCATCGACCACTTCCTGCTATCGCCTTCGCTGCGACCACGGCTGGAGTCGTGCGTCATCGATAAGACCCCGCGTGGACAGGAAAAGCCAAGCGACCACACGCCAATCCTTGTGACCCTAAAGTAG
- a CDS encoding PmoA family protein codes for MYKLVALAMLSTMVASGVAAAEVKVDVHEAQRRVDVTVDGKPFTSYIWPTSLKKPVLYPLVLSDGITVTRGFPLEPRAGERQDHPHHAGLWFNYGNVNGFDFWNNSDAITGDRVPHMGSIRQEKIVSSHSGKDSGDLTTESTWIAANGQSLLRETTTFVFRQNGDVRTIDRTTKLTALQKVVFTDDKEGVLGIRVARWLESPNEKGGVFVDASGKETKVEGATGAGATGVYLTSEGKEGDAVWSTRGRWCVLNGHDPEGHQAAIAILDHPGNPGYPTYWHARGYGLFAANPLGAHIFDTKAAPMNYTVEKGQTTTFRYRVLLSPHTMTAAQVNAAADTFGKATR; via the coding sequence ATGTATAAGCTCGTCGCGTTGGCTATGCTCTCCACTATGGTCGCGTCCGGCGTTGCAGCAGCAGAAGTAAAGGTAGACGTTCACGAGGCCCAGCGCCGCGTGGACGTCACCGTCGATGGCAAACCGTTCACGTCGTACATCTGGCCCACATCGCTGAAGAAGCCGGTGCTCTACCCGCTGGTCTTGAGCGACGGCATCACCGTCACGCGCGGTTTTCCGCTGGAGCCGCGTGCCGGTGAACGACAGGATCATCCGCACCACGCGGGCCTCTGGTTCAACTACGGCAACGTAAACGGCTTCGATTTCTGGAACAACTCTGACGCCATCACCGGCGATCGCGTGCCGCACATGGGCTCCATCCGGCAGGAGAAGATCGTCTCCTCGCACTCCGGCAAGGACTCAGGCGACCTCACCACAGAGTCCACATGGATTGCTGCAAACGGTCAGTCTCTGCTGCGCGAAACCACAACGTTTGTCTTCCGCCAGAACGGCGATGTGCGCACGATTGATCGCACGACGAAGCTGACGGCGCTCCAAAAGGTTGTGTTCACTGACGACAAGGAAGGCGTGCTCGGAATCCGCGTAGCGCGCTGGCTTGAGTCCCCCAATGAAAAGGGCGGCGTGTTCGTGGATGCCTCCGGTAAAGAGACAAAGGTGGAAGGCGCCACAGGCGCTGGAGCCACCGGTGTCTACCTGACCAGCGAAGGCAAAGAAGGCGATGCCGTATGGAGCACGCGTGGTCGCTGGTGTGTTCTAAACGGACACGACCCAGAAGGCCATCAGGCTGCGATTGCCATTCTCGATCACCCAGGCAATCCGGGCTACCCCACCTACTGGCACGCTCGCGGCTATGGCCTGTTCGCTGCGAATCCGCTAGGCGCGCACATCTTCGACACCAAGGCCGCCCCCATGAACTACACCGTGGAGAAGGGCCAAACAACAACCTTCCGCTATCGCGTCCTGCTGTCGCCGCATACGATGACCGCGGCGCAAGTGAATGCAGCCGCGGATACCTTCGGAAAAGCAACTCGTTAG
- a CDS encoding TfoX/Sxy family protein: protein MARDAGLEAMVEEALEDLRVTRKAMFGGMAWMYRGNLVCGARVGHLLVRLGKGNDAWALALPGVTQMMSGKPMNGWVRVPTAVYADDTVRKRLLDAAKTFVATLPAKD, encoded by the coding sequence ATGGCACGCGACGCAGGACTGGAAGCGATGGTGGAAGAAGCGCTGGAAGATCTCCGCGTAACTCGCAAGGCCATGTTCGGCGGAATGGCGTGGATGTATCGCGGCAACTTGGTCTGTGGCGCGCGTGTAGGACATCTGCTGGTGCGGTTGGGCAAAGGCAATGACGCATGGGCGCTGGCGTTGCCGGGCGTAACGCAAATGATGTCAGGCAAGCCAATGAATGGATGGGTGCGTGTGCCCACAGCCGTGTATGCGGATGACACAGTGCGTAAACGGCTACTGGATGCAGCGAAGACGTTCGTGGCAACGCTGCCCGCGAAGGATTAA
- a CDS encoding helix-turn-helix domain-containing protein, whose translation MAWPKSTKTIRIRKGNLFSSDCPTRIILDDVTSRWGSLVLVLLHKDGSYRFSELAYLIGGVSEKMLAQTLRALEQDGFVLRTVHATKPPKVEYSLTEMGSEVAERMLSLAAYIESNVGRVMAHRAKVAQKTA comes from the coding sequence ATGGCGTGGCCGAAGAGTACCAAGACAATTCGCATCCGGAAGGGCAACCTGTTTTCTTCCGATTGCCCGACGCGCATCATCCTTGACGATGTGACGTCGCGCTGGGGATCGCTGGTGTTGGTGCTGCTGCACAAGGATGGCAGCTATCGCTTCAGCGAACTGGCGTACCTGATTGGCGGCGTGAGTGAGAAGATGCTGGCGCAGACGCTGCGCGCGTTGGAGCAGGATGGGTTTGTGTTGCGCACGGTGCATGCAACGAAGCCGCCGAAGGTGGAGTACAGCCTGACGGAGATGGGCAGCGAAGTGGCGGAGAGAATGTTGTCGCTGGCGGCGTACATCGAGAGCAATGTTGGCCGCGTGATGGCGCACCGGGCGAAGGTGGCACAGAAGACGGCTTAA